The Sulfuriferula thiophila genome includes a window with the following:
- a CDS encoding complex I NDUFA9 subunit family protein has protein sequence MKFNRICVLGGNGFVGSVIVQMLAAQGRQVRVLTRNRDRAKALTVLPTVEVVDADIHDQVELNRQFEGMDAVINLVGVLHETRAGRVDKPSARRGDFHENHVELPRKVLHACAANGIQRVLHMSALGADPTSQSAYQRSKGVGEALMRESAMPSSESERWYLDGPKFVHGYGMQTTIFRPSVVFGRGDSFLSMFASLVKLLPIMPLANAGARFQPVWVEDVAKAFVDALDSSATYGATYDVCGPKVYTLQELVEFVAHAVGKSPRIIPLCVNLSYFQAWAMEFMPGKKLMTRDNYYAMLVDNVCNNQHPAPPNLQPAPLEAIAPEYLSGATPRGRYTAFRHHAGR, from the coding sequence ATGAAATTCAATCGTATCTGTGTGTTGGGCGGCAATGGTTTTGTGGGCTCGGTTATTGTTCAAATGCTGGCTGCACAAGGGCGGCAAGTGCGTGTGTTGACGCGTAATCGCGATCGCGCCAAAGCCTTGACAGTCTTGCCGACAGTAGAAGTCGTGGATGCGGATATTCATGATCAGGTGGAGTTGAACCGCCAGTTTGAAGGCATGGATGCGGTCATTAATCTGGTTGGTGTATTACATGAAACACGTGCCGGTCGGGTGGATAAACCCTCGGCGCGTCGTGGCGATTTCCATGAAAACCATGTTGAGTTACCACGCAAAGTGCTGCATGCCTGTGCTGCGAACGGTATTCAACGCGTGCTGCATATGAGCGCATTGGGCGCTGACCCGACTTCCCAGAGCGCTTACCAGCGTTCCAAAGGCGTGGGCGAGGCATTGATGCGTGAGTCAGCTATGCCTAGCTCGGAGAGCGAGCGCTGGTATCTGGACGGACCTAAATTTGTGCATGGTTATGGCATGCAAACCACCATTTTCCGCCCGTCAGTGGTTTTCGGTCGTGGTGACAGCTTCTTGTCGATGTTCGCCAGTCTGGTCAAACTGTTACCTATCATGCCGCTGGCCAATGCTGGTGCGCGTTTTCAGCCAGTATGGGTAGAAGATGTTGCCAAGGCGTTTGTTGATGCGCTGGATAGTTCGGCAACCTATGGCGCTACTTATGATGTGTGTGGCCCCAAGGTTTATACGTTGCAGGAACTGGTTGAGTTTGTGGCGCATGCGGTCGGCAAAAGCCCACGTATCATTCCGTTGTGCGTAAATTTGTCGTATTTTCAAGCGTGGGCCATGGAATTCATGCCCGGTAAAAAGCTGATGACGCGCGATAATTACTACGCGATGCTGGTGGATAACGTCTGCAACAACCAGCATCCGGCACCGCCTAATTTACAACCGGCACCTTTGGAAGCAATTGCGCCGGAATACCTGAGTGGTGCAACACCACGCGGGCGTTATACCGCATTCCGCCACCACGCTGGCAGGTAA
- a CDS encoding lysophospholipid acyltransferase family protein — protein MVVLRSVLFLLLQSVLTIVFAVFALFTFPFSAFTRYRLITGWNRSVVWLARWICGIRYQVIGLENLPDEAAIIMAKHQSAWETIALPILLPPMAIVLKRELLRIPFFGWGMAMLSPIAIDRGDGRAALKQIAEQGKQRLADGLGVLIFPEGTRVASGVVGKYGIGGAWLATHAKALVVPIAHNAGEVWPKNALLKHPGLITVSIGPAIDPSGMKPDALNQRVQAWIEAEMALLPNYAQTATK, from the coding sequence ATGGTAGTGCTGCGTTCCGTGCTGTTTTTGTTGCTGCAATCAGTGTTAACGATAGTTTTCGCTGTATTTGCGTTATTTACCTTTCCTTTCTCGGCGTTCACCCGTTATCGTCTCATTACTGGCTGGAACCGTTCGGTGGTGTGGCTGGCACGTTGGATATGCGGCATACGTTATCAGGTCATCGGCCTGGAAAATCTGCCTGATGAAGCTGCGATTATCATGGCAAAACATCAGTCGGCATGGGAAACCATTGCGCTGCCGATATTATTGCCTCCGATGGCTATCGTGCTGAAGCGGGAGTTGTTACGTATCCCGTTTTTCGGGTGGGGTATGGCCATGCTTTCGCCGATAGCGATTGATCGGGGTGATGGCAGGGCAGCTTTAAAGCAGATTGCCGAGCAGGGTAAGCAACGTCTGGCGGATGGTTTGGGTGTGCTGATTTTCCCGGAGGGTACCCGGGTCGCCTCAGGCGTGGTCGGGAAGTATGGAATTGGTGGCGCATGGCTGGCGACGCATGCCAAGGCGTTGGTTGTGCCTATTGCGCACAATGCCGGCGAAGTATGGCCGAAGAACGCGCTGTTGAAGCATCCCGGGTTGATCACGGTGAGTATTGGGCCTGCGATAGATCCGTCAGGTATGAAGCCGGATGCGCTCAACCAGCGGGTACAGGCGTGGATAGAAGCCGAAATGGCATTGCTGCCGAATTATGCGCAAACCGCAACGAAGTAA
- the pth gene encoding aminoacyl-tRNA hydrolase: MTAIRLIVGLGNPGRDYARTRHNAGFWWVTQCAEQMHIVLKPESRFFGVAGRDMSGAEINLLMPQTFMNLSGKAVAALTRFYKIAPEEILVVHDELDLSPGVARLKQGGGHGGHNGLKDIAVQLGSPQFWRLRIGIGHPGHKNEVANYVLNPPRADEADLIESAIIQSLVLLPEILRGDFAAAMLKLHTKA; the protein is encoded by the coding sequence ATGACGGCTATACGGCTTATAGTGGGGTTGGGTAATCCCGGGCGTGATTATGCCCGGACGCGTCATAATGCGGGATTCTGGTGGGTAACACAATGTGCGGAGCAAATGCATATTGTGTTGAAGCCGGAATCCCGTTTTTTTGGTGTGGCGGGTCGCGATATGAGCGGTGCCGAAATTAATCTGTTGATGCCGCAAACGTTTATGAATTTAAGCGGTAAGGCAGTAGCTGCACTGACACGGTTTTATAAGATTGCACCTGAAGAAATTCTGGTGGTGCATGATGAACTGGATTTGTCGCCAGGCGTAGCCCGCTTAAAACAGGGTGGTGGCCATGGCGGTCATAATGGATTGAAAGATATTGCGGTGCAGCTAGGCTCGCCGCAATTCTGGCGGCTGCGAATAGGAATCGGTCATCCCGGTCATAAAAACGAAGTCGCGAATTATGTGCTGAATCCGCCGCGAGCGGATGAGGCAGATTTGATCGAATCAGCGATCATACAAAGTCTGGTGCTTCTGCCAGAGATATTGCGCGGCGACTTTGCGGCCGCGATGCTAAAACTGCACACAAAAGCGTAA
- a CDS encoding ribose-phosphate pyrophosphokinase → MAYDSLMVFTGNANPKLAEDVVRHLNIHLGRATVARFSDGEVMVELLEHVRGKDVFVLQSTCVPTNDSLMEIMVMVDALRRASAGRITAAIPYFGYARQDRRPRSARVAITAKVVANMLTGAGIDRLLTMDLHADQIQGFFDIPVDNIYASPILLGDVWKQSYPDLIVVSPDVGGVVRARALAKRLESDLAIIDKRRPKPNVAKVMNIIGDVDGRTCIIMDDMVDTANTLCEAAQALKDRGAKRVLAYCTHGVLSGTAVQRINQSAIDELVVTDTIPLRDDAKASPRIRQLSVAELLAETMRRISNEDSVSSLFME, encoded by the coding sequence GTGGCCTACGATAGCTTGATGGTGTTTACCGGGAATGCCAATCCGAAGTTAGCTGAGGATGTGGTGCGTCATCTGAATATCCACCTGGGACGCGCAACGGTTGCACGCTTCTCTGATGGAGAGGTGATGGTAGAGTTATTGGAGCATGTGCGCGGTAAAGACGTATTCGTGCTGCAATCAACTTGCGTACCGACCAATGATAGCTTGATGGAGATTATGGTGATGGTTGACGCGTTGCGTCGCGCATCTGCAGGTCGTATTACTGCGGCCATTCCGTATTTTGGTTATGCTCGACAAGATCGTCGTCCGCGTTCTGCGCGGGTTGCTATTACCGCCAAGGTAGTGGCAAACATGCTGACCGGTGCTGGCATAGACCGTTTGTTGACGATGGATTTGCATGCAGACCAGATTCAAGGCTTCTTCGATATTCCTGTTGATAATATTTATGCGTCGCCGATCTTGTTGGGTGATGTGTGGAAACAATCCTACCCTGATCTGATTGTGGTATCGCCGGATGTGGGCGGTGTGGTGCGCGCGCGGGCGCTTGCCAAACGCCTGGAGTCTGACCTTGCCATTATCGACAAACGTCGTCCTAAGCCAAACGTGGCTAAGGTGATGAATATCATCGGTGATGTTGACGGGCGTACCTGCATCATCATGGATGACATGGTGGATACGGCAAACACACTGTGTGAAGCGGCGCAGGCGTTGAAGGATCGTGGTGCAAAACGTGTTTTGGCTTATTGCACGCACGGGGTGTTGTCCGGTACGGCTGTGCAGCGTATTAATCAGTCGGCGATAGATGAGCTGGTGGTTACGGATACGATACCGTTACGCGATGATGCGAAAGCCAGTCCGCGCATACGTCAATTGTCGGTAGCGGAGCTGCTGGCGGAAACGATGCGTCGTATCAGTAATGAAGACTCGGTGAGTTCGTTGTTTATGGAATGA
- the ispE gene encoding 4-(cytidine 5'-diphospho)-2-C-methyl-D-erythritol kinase — protein MNELNCPAPAKLNLFLHIIGRRADGYHLLETVFRFVDYGDQVKLRLRDDGRVVRVKALDGVPEEQDLCVRAARLLQQASGTSLGVEIELHKVLPMGGGLGGGSSDAASILLGLNRLWQLNWPRERLQILGLQLGADVPVFIYGQSAFAQGIGEQLQAVSLKPAWYLVLIPPVHVSTPKIFAHQQLTRDSKTITITDFSKAEKLTDLTRNDLQTVVCVEYPVVADYLAWLSQFAPARMTGSGACVFAEFADESEVRKVFALLPQEMHGFVAQGMDKHPLYELAK, from the coding sequence ATGAATGAATTGAATTGTCCTGCACCTGCTAAGTTAAATCTGTTTCTGCATATAATTGGTCGTCGTGCTGATGGATACCATTTGCTGGAAACCGTATTCCGTTTTGTAGATTATGGCGACCAGGTGAAGTTGCGCTTGCGTGATGATGGGCGCGTTGTGCGCGTAAAAGCGCTGGATGGCGTGCCGGAAGAACAGGATTTATGTGTTCGTGCGGCGCGGCTATTGCAGCAGGCCAGTGGTACATCGCTGGGCGTCGAGATTGAACTGCACAAAGTCTTGCCTATGGGGGGTGGATTGGGTGGTGGAAGCTCGGATGCCGCAAGTATATTGTTGGGGCTGAATCGGTTGTGGCAGCTAAATTGGCCGCGCGAACGTTTGCAAATCTTGGGGCTGCAGCTTGGGGCAGATGTGCCCGTCTTTATCTATGGACAGAGTGCGTTTGCGCAAGGAATAGGGGAGCAGTTGCAGGCGGTTTCACTCAAACCGGCCTGGTATTTAGTGCTGATTCCACCTGTGCATGTATCCACGCCAAAGATTTTTGCGCATCAACAATTGACAAGAGATAGTAAAACCATCACAATAACGGACTTTTCCAAGGCTGAAAAATTAACAGACCTGACGAGAAATGATTTGCAAACTGTAGTATGCGTGGAATATCCGGTAGTGGCAGATTATTTGGCTTGGTTAAGTCAATTTGCGCCAGCAAGAATGACCGGATCGGGAGCGTGTGTATTCGCAGAGTTCGCTGATGAAAGCGAAGTGCGAAAAGTATTTGCTTTGCTTCCACAAGAGATGCACGGGTTTGTGGCGCAAGGAATGGATAAGCATCCGCTCTATGAATTAGCGAAGTAA
- a CDS encoding M48 family metallopeptidase — MAITINAQGLVVHAPWAMALLQIERFVLDKADWVVEKLAAHVRIAPAAPIWQHGMVLRVLGTELTLVVGAHIGAVSMRDSVLYAPELAADELSRRVLAWYRTLAIAHFNDRLARFAPLLPRQPNSLKLSNARTRWGSCTRDGVVRLNWRLIQASHAEIDYVLAHELAHLTHMNHSARFWQELERIYPDYHVPHKLLRAHGHRYHQIS, encoded by the coding sequence TTGGCCATAACCATCAATGCGCAAGGTCTCGTCGTGCATGCGCCTTGGGCAATGGCGCTGTTGCAGATTGAGCGTTTTGTGCTGGACAAGGCGGATTGGGTTGTTGAAAAGCTGGCGGCACATGTTCGTATTGCCCCGGCTGCGCCCATCTGGCAGCATGGAATGGTATTGCGTGTATTGGGAACGGAACTTACTTTGGTAGTGGGGGCTCACATAGGGGCTGTGTCTATGCGGGATTCAGTTCTGTATGCGCCTGAGCTGGCTGCGGATGAGTTGAGTCGCAGGGTGCTGGCATGGTACCGGACTTTGGCAATAGCGCATTTTAATGACCGGTTAGCGCGGTTTGCACCGTTGTTGCCGCGTCAGCCAAACAGTCTGAAATTGAGCAATGCCCGTACGCGCTGGGGTAGCTGTACTCGGGATGGCGTGGTGCGTTTGAATTGGCGTTTGATACAGGCATCGCATGCGGAGATCGATTATGTGCTGGCGCATGAGTTGGCGCATCTGACGCACATGAATCATTCAGCAAGATTCTGGCAGGAGCTGGAGCGTATTTATCCGGATTACCATGTGCCGCATAAATTATTACGCGCACACGGCCATCGCTATCATCAAATTTCGTGA
- a CDS encoding multifunctional CCA addition/repair protein — translation MDVFAVGGAVRDGLLGLPVKDRDYVVVGATPEQMVAQGFLPVGKDFPVFLHPQSREEYALARTERKTAPGYKGFVIHADPDVTLEQDLARRDFTVNAIAQSVTGELIDPYHGQADLAARVFRHVSAAFAEDPVRILRAARFMARFSDFSIAPDTLQLMQQMVAAGEVDHLVPERVWQELAKGLMEKHPSRMFATLRDCGALARIMPEVDQLFGVPQPAQHHPEIDTGVHVMMVVDYAANQDYSLPVRFAALTHDLGKATTPPELWPRHHGHEARSVELTKKLCVRLRVPNECRDMAVIAARYHGDIHRAQQLRPDTIVKLFEATDAFRRPQRFTELLQACESDARGRTGYENVAYPSAPYLQAALLAAQQIDTAAIVAASTEPDKIGLNIRAARIQAVSQLSV, via the coding sequence ATGGACGTGTTCGCGGTGGGTGGCGCAGTCCGTGATGGTTTGCTCGGGTTGCCTGTCAAAGACCGCGATTACGTTGTAGTCGGCGCAACCCCTGAGCAGATGGTGGCGCAGGGGTTTTTGCCGGTAGGCAAGGATTTCCCCGTCTTTCTGCATCCGCAATCCCGTGAAGAATATGCGCTGGCAAGAACGGAGCGCAAAACCGCCCCCGGTTACAAAGGCTTTGTGATTCATGCTGATCCCGATGTAACGCTGGAGCAGGATTTGGCGCGTCGTGATTTTACGGTAAATGCCATTGCACAGAGTGTCACCGGTGAATTAATTGATCCTTACCATGGTCAGGCGGATCTGGCTGCGCGGGTCTTTCGTCATGTCAGTGCTGCCTTTGCAGAAGACCCGGTGCGCATCTTGCGTGCCGCAAGATTTATGGCGCGGTTTTCTGATTTTTCCATTGCGCCGGATACCTTGCAGTTAATGCAGCAAATGGTCGCAGCCGGTGAGGTCGATCATCTGGTGCCTGAGCGCGTGTGGCAGGAGCTGGCCAAGGGGTTAATGGAAAAGCATCCTTCACGCATGTTCGCTACCTTGCGCGACTGCGGTGCGTTAGCGCGGATCATGCCTGAGGTTGACCAATTATTCGGTGTGCCACAACCAGCACAGCATCATCCCGAGATTGATACCGGGGTACATGTGATGATGGTGGTGGATTATGCGGCGAATCAGGATTACAGCTTGCCCGTACGTTTTGCTGCCCTTACCCATGATCTGGGTAAAGCGACCACCCCGCCAGAGTTGTGGCCGCGACATCACGGCCATGAAGCGCGAAGCGTGGAATTGACAAAAAAACTGTGTGTGCGTCTGCGTGTGCCGAATGAATGCCGCGATATGGCAGTCATTGCGGCGCGTTACCATGGTGATATACATCGCGCGCAACAATTACGGCCCGACACTATAGTCAAACTGTTTGAAGCCACGGATGCGTTTCGTCGCCCGCAGCGTTTCACCGAGTTGCTGCAGGCATGCGAATCCGATGCGCGCGGCCGTACCGGTTATGAAAATGTGGCATATCCCTCTGCTCCCTATTTGCAGGCAGCTCTGCTCGCTGCGCAGCAGATTGATACTGCAGCTATTGTGGCTGCCAGCACCGAGCCGGACAAGATAGGTTTGAATATCCGCGCGGCGCGTATTCAGGCGGTAAGTCAGTTATCGGTTTAG
- a CDS encoding 50S ribosomal protein L25/general stress protein Ctc: MEVIAQKRDVQGKGASRRLRRSGKTPGVIYGGDKPAVNIELDHNALYHALKRESFHASVLSLSVDGVKEAVLLRDFVMHPFRVEVQHVDFQRVDKTHKIHVSIPLHFINEDVAPGVKLSGGNVSHIMTELDVSCLVDNLPEFIEVDLSALAAGHSIHVSELKLPAGVEAVAAHKGEDPAVATIVVPRGAATEETAA; this comes from the coding sequence ATGGAAGTAATCGCTCAAAAACGTGACGTACAGGGTAAGGGTGCGAGCCGCCGCCTGCGTCGCAGTGGCAAAACCCCTGGTGTTATTTACGGTGGCGATAAGCCTGCGGTAAATATTGAACTGGATCATAACGCACTTTATCATGCTTTGAAGCGTGAATCATTTCATGCATCTGTATTAAGCCTGAGTGTGGATGGCGTTAAAGAAGCTGTGTTGTTGCGTGATTTCGTCATGCACCCATTCCGTGTTGAAGTTCAGCACGTGGATTTCCAGCGTGTAGACAAAACGCATAAAATTCACGTCAGCATACCATTGCACTTCATCAATGAAGATGTTGCGCCGGGTGTGAAACTGTCAGGCGGTAACGTTAGTCATATCATGACTGAGTTGGATGTCTCTTGCCTGGTGGATAACCTGCCTGAGTTTATTGAAGTGGATTTATCCGCTCTGGCAGCGGGTCACTCAATTCACGTATCTGAATTGAAATTGCCGGCTGGTGTGGAAGCTGTTGCGGCGCATAAGGGTGAAGATCCTGCTGTTGCAACTATTGTTGTGCCACGTGGCGCGGCAACGGAAGAAACGGCTGCGTAA
- the gmhB gene encoding D-glycero-beta-D-manno-heptose 1,7-bisphosphate 7-phosphatase, protein MKLIILDRDGVINLDSDHFIKSPEEWKPIAGSLEAIARLNQAGYRVVVATNQSGVGRGLFDMAMLNAIHAKMHKAVGSVGGRIDAVFYCPHAADSKCACRKPQAGMYLEIAERFDMSLIGVPVVGDSLRDLQAAAAVGAAPILVLTGKGEKTLAAGNLPEGTDVVTDLASAVDRVLK, encoded by the coding sequence ATGAAACTTATTATTCTCGATCGTGACGGTGTTATTAATTTAGACTCCGATCACTTTATCAAAAGCCCCGAAGAGTGGAAGCCGATTGCAGGAAGTCTGGAAGCAATCGCGCGCCTGAATCAGGCGGGCTATCGTGTCGTGGTGGCGACGAATCAATCTGGAGTGGGGCGTGGTTTGTTTGATATGGCCATGCTAAATGCGATCCACGCAAAAATGCATAAGGCAGTAGGTAGCGTCGGTGGTCGTATCGATGCGGTATTTTATTGCCCGCACGCGGCGGATTCGAAATGTGCTTGCCGTAAACCTCAGGCGGGTATGTATCTGGAAATCGCCGAGCGGTTTGATATGTCCTTGATAGGCGTACCTGTCGTGGGAGATAGCTTGCGCGATTTGCAGGCTGCTGCTGCAGTGGGTGCGGCACCGATACTGGTGCTGACCGGTAAGGGTGAAAAAACGCTGGCAGCTGGTAATCTGCCGGAAGGTACGGATGTTGTGACCGACTTGGCGAGTGCTGTTGATAGGGTATTGAAGTGA
- the ychF gene encoding redox-regulated ATPase YchF: MSLKCGIVGLPNVGKSTLFNALTRAGIAAENYPFCTIEPNTGVVEVPDPRMDALAKIVNPERTLPAIVEFVDIAGLVAGASKGEGLGNQFLANIRETDAITHVVRCFQDDNVVHVAGKVDPISDIETIQTELALADLSTLEKAVVRFQKTARSGDKEAVKIVALIELVRAHLDTGKPVYAMDLDTEQMELLKPLCLLTAKPVLYAANVDDSGFENNPLLDRVRAFAEAEGAPVVVVCAALEAEMVDMDEEDKAIFLADLGQSEPGLNRLIQAAYSLLGLETYFTAGVKEVRAWTVHKGSTAPQAAGVIHTDFERGFIRAEVIGYEDFVACKGEQGAKEAGKMRLEGKEYIVKDGDVMHFRFNV, translated from the coding sequence ATGAGTCTTAAATGTGGCATCGTTGGTTTGCCCAACGTCGGAAAATCTACTTTGTTTAATGCGCTGACCCGTGCGGGTATAGCTGCTGAAAACTATCCTTTTTGTACCATAGAGCCAAATACGGGTGTGGTGGAAGTTCCAGATCCTCGTATGGATGCGCTGGCGAAGATAGTCAACCCTGAACGCACCTTGCCAGCCATAGTGGAGTTTGTTGATATAGCAGGGTTAGTGGCTGGGGCATCAAAAGGCGAGGGATTGGGAAATCAATTCCTGGCAAATATCCGTGAAACGGATGCGATTACGCATGTGGTGCGCTGTTTCCAGGATGATAACGTAGTGCACGTTGCCGGCAAGGTGGATCCTATATCGGATATCGAAACGATACAGACGGAACTGGCATTGGCGGATTTGTCGACATTGGAAAAAGCGGTAGTCCGGTTCCAGAAAACAGCGCGATCCGGTGATAAAGAGGCAGTGAAGATTGTGGCCTTGATAGAGTTGGTGCGCGCTCATCTGGACACTGGCAAGCCGGTGTACGCGATGGATCTGGATACTGAGCAAATGGAATTGCTAAAACCGTTGTGTTTGCTTACCGCAAAACCGGTGTTGTATGCTGCAAACGTCGATGATTCAGGGTTTGAAAATAATCCTTTGCTGGATCGTGTTCGTGCATTTGCAGAAGCGGAAGGAGCGCCAGTCGTTGTCGTATGTGCGGCTCTGGAAGCCGAGATGGTGGATATGGATGAAGAGGATAAAGCCATATTTCTGGCTGACCTGGGTCAGTCAGAGCCGGGCCTGAATCGTTTGATTCAGGCTGCATACAGCCTGCTTGGCCTGGAAACCTATTTTACCGCCGGCGTAAAAGAGGTAAGGGCCTGGACGGTTCATAAAGGCAGCACGGCTCCTCAGGCGGCGGGTGTGATTCATACTGATTTTGAGCGTGGTTTCATTCGTGCCGAAGTGATTGGCTATGAGGATTTTGTTGCCTGCAAGGGTGAGCAAGGTGCAAAAGAAGCTGGGAAAATGCGATTGGAAGGTAAAGAATACATCGTTAAAGATGGCGATGTAATGCATTTTCGATTTAATGTTTGA
- the lolB gene encoding lipoprotein insertase outer membrane protein LolB, translating into MLRWLILALAISGVTGCASVPPPVVVTGLNQARQERFELDGRIAVHYRNDSSTALIHWQHRPDVDHLVLSSPLGQTLTALTRDEQGVSLIDSAQKTHHAENVESLTEQLLGWKLPLENLSYWIVGNAVPGQAYQMQQDAAHGIAQLTQSGWVVTYSRWQQVDGVNLPNKLTLAGQGVEVRLVIGEWKIVGLE; encoded by the coding sequence ATGCTACGATGGTTAATATTGGCATTGGCAATATCAGGTGTGACGGGTTGTGCGAGTGTGCCTCCGCCAGTTGTGGTCACGGGGCTAAATCAAGCCAGGCAGGAGCGGTTTGAACTGGATGGCCGGATAGCAGTGCATTACCGCAATGATTCCTCAACTGCCTTGATCCATTGGCAGCACCGACCTGATGTAGATCATCTAGTGCTGTCATCCCCGTTGGGGCAGACGCTGACTGCACTTACCCGTGACGAGCAGGGGGTAAGCCTGATCGACAGCGCACAGAAAACGCATCATGCTGAGAATGTCGAAAGTCTGACTGAGCAATTGCTGGGCTGGAAATTGCCGCTGGAAAATTTATCTTACTGGATAGTGGGTAATGCGGTGCCAGGCCAGGCTTATCAAATGCAGCAGGATGCTGCACATGGTATTGCGCAGTTAACCCAGTCTGGCTGGGTGGTGACGTATAGTCGCTGGCAGCAAGTGGATGGTGTAAATCTGCCTAATAAACTGACCCTGGCCGGACAAGGAGTAGAAGTACGTCTAGTCATCGGGGAATGGAAGATAGTGGGTTTGGAATGA
- a CDS encoding tetratricopeptide repeat protein, whose amino-acid sequence MRPSAFYIAVLSLALSAITPSLAATPVVKVRAAEDNLPKQVLTNQILYQYLVAEIAVQRGDVALASEAYLDLAKTTRDPRLAKRATEIALYARQAKAAESASRLWLDLDPQSASARQTATAILLGGGKLDDAKPYLQQLLAGSHDNVGAEFMHIGAMLGGQADKAAGLALVQELAQPYPNLPEAHLAVAQAAARAGKFDLALAELDIVHKLKPGWETAALLRVEVLSRDGRPDGILYAQDYLKRYPEAKELRLGYARVLLNQNRLQESREQFRILAKAVPTSPEMQLAIGLISLQLNELDAADAAFKAALQLNYVDPGSVQIYLGQVAEARGRDDEAATWYRAVTTGPQYLLAQVKYATLLAKKGKLTEARTYLHDVKVDNDADRVRLIQAEAELLRAAKDDTAVYALLGEALATRPDSVELLYDHAMAAEKLNHLDVLEQDLRHVLKLQPDHAHALNALGYTLADHNIRLNEAQDLLGRALKLAPNDPFILDSMGWAQYRLGKLDAAVDYLQRAFAARPDPEIAAHLGEVLWVQGKHTEARQLWQSSLTASPKNQALLEVLTKFK is encoded by the coding sequence ATGCGCCCGTCTGCTTTTTATATTGCTGTATTGAGTCTTGCCTTGTCGGCAATTACGCCTAGTCTGGCGGCAACGCCAGTAGTCAAAGTGCGTGCTGCAGAAGACAATTTGCCTAAGCAAGTGCTTACTAACCAGATATTGTATCAGTACCTTGTGGCTGAAATTGCAGTGCAGCGTGGAGATGTAGCATTGGCGAGTGAGGCGTATCTGGATTTGGCTAAAACTACGCGTGATCCGCGCCTTGCCAAACGTGCGACCGAGATTGCCTTGTATGCGCGCCAGGCTAAGGCTGCTGAATCTGCGTCCAGGCTTTGGCTGGACCTCGATCCGCAATCAGCCAGTGCTCGTCAGACCGCGACTGCAATATTGCTGGGGGGTGGCAAGCTGGATGACGCTAAGCCATATCTGCAGCAATTGCTGGCAGGCAGTCATGATAATGTCGGGGCTGAGTTCATGCACATTGGTGCAATGCTGGGTGGTCAGGCAGATAAGGCAGCGGGTTTAGCGCTGGTTCAGGAGCTTGCCCAGCCTTACCCGAATTTACCTGAGGCACATTTGGCGGTTGCGCAAGCGGCAGCGAGAGCCGGTAAGTTTGACTTGGCATTGGCTGAATTGGATATAGTGCATAAACTCAAGCCTGGCTGGGAAACGGCGGCGCTGTTGCGTGTTGAAGTGCTTAGTCGCGATGGCAGGCCAGATGGCATATTGTATGCGCAGGACTACCTCAAGCGTTATCCCGAGGCGAAAGAATTACGATTGGGCTACGCGCGTGTATTGCTAAATCAAAATCGTTTGCAGGAGTCGCGAGAGCAGTTCAGGATTCTGGCGAAAGCAGTGCCAACCAGTCCGGAAATGCAGCTGGCAATAGGGCTTATTTCGTTGCAGTTGAATGAACTGGATGCCGCAGATGCAGCATTTAAGGCGGCGCTACAACTGAACTATGTGGATCCGGGTTCCGTGCAAATTTACCTGGGGCAAGTCGCGGAAGCGCGAGGGCGTGATGACGAGGCTGCCACTTGGTATCGTGCCGTTACGACAGGTCCGCAATACTTGCTGGCACAAGTCAAATACGCGACACTCCTCGCGAAAAAAGGCAAACTGACCGAAGCGCGTACTTACTTGCATGATGTTAAGGTTGATAATGATGCGGATCGTGTGCGCCTGATACAGGCAGAAGCTGAGTTGTTGCGCGCAGCGAAAGACGATACGGCGGTGTATGCCTTATTGGGCGAAGCCTTGGCCACCCGGCCGGATTCGGTGGAGCTGTTGTATGACCATGCGATGGCTGCAGAGAAGTTGAATCATCTAGATGTGCTGGAGCAGGATTTGCGTCATGTGCTGAAATTGCAACCAGATCATGCCCATGCTTTGAATGCGTTAGGGTATACCTTGGCAGATCATAATATACGCTTGAATGAGGCGCAGGATTTGTTAGGTCGTGCGCTGAAATTAGCGCCGAATGATCCGTTTATACTTGACAGCATGGGTTGGGCCCAATATCGATTGGGTAAGCTGGATGCTGCAGTTGATTATTTGCAGAGGGCATTCGCAGCGCGACCAGATCCGGAAATAGCTGCGCATTTGGGTGAGGTTCTGTGGGTGCAAGGCAAGCACACAGAAGCGCGTCAATTGTGGCAGTCATCATTAACCGCCAGCCCAAAAAATCAGGCTTTGCTTGAAGTGCTGACGAAGTTCAAATAA